A single region of the Neisseria zoodegmatis genome encodes:
- a CDS encoding LolA family protein codes for MKKLILAAALTVCSPLLWAFSTAELSQTLQKPDNVQGAFTQQRYLKSLNKPMTTQGQFVLIPKRGLLWHMQKPFDNRLRVRSDGIMQWNGKSWAAANPSKMSGQAQQIRLFLDLLGGNAQGLEKQFTLKLSGTQQKWTLRLDPKTALMKQIFNHIDISGDTVVRRIELHEKQGDRTVMQFNQIQTGKELDAFAKQAL; via the coding sequence ATGAAAAAACTGATACTTGCTGCCGCATTAACCGTGTGCAGTCCGCTGCTTTGGGCGTTTTCGACCGCAGAGCTTTCCCAAACCCTGCAAAAGCCCGATAACGTGCAAGGCGCGTTTACGCAGCAGCGTTACCTGAAATCGCTCAACAAACCGATGACGACCCAAGGCCAATTCGTGCTGATTCCCAAGCGCGGCCTGCTGTGGCATATGCAAAAGCCGTTTGACAACCGCCTGCGCGTGCGTTCAGACGGCATCATGCAGTGGAACGGCAAAAGCTGGGCGGCAGCCAATCCGAGCAAAATGAGCGGCCAAGCACAGCAAATCCGCCTGTTTCTCGATTTGCTCGGCGGCAATGCGCAAGGGCTGGAAAAACAGTTCACGCTCAAACTTTCCGGTACCCAACAGAAATGGACGCTGCGTTTAGACCCGAAAACCGCGCTGATGAAGCAGATTTTCAACCATATCGACATCAGCGGCGATACCGTTGTGCGCCGTATCGAACTGCACGAAAAGCAGGGCGACCGCACGGTGATGCAGTTTAACCAGATTCAAACCGGCAAAGAATTGGATGCTTTTGCCAAGCAGGCGCTGTAA